AGATCCGGATGACCCTGAAGTCCAGCGGGTGCTGACCGACTGGGGCGGGACGCACTTTCTGCACCATACGTCATACGGCACACAGGTCACGCTGGTCCGTCGCCACCTCCCCCCGAAGCCCGAACGGTGGTGGCTCCACGTTCTGCTCGCTGCTCTTACCCTCTTCACCACGACGGTTGCCGGAGCGTACATCCTGGGTCGTGCCCCTCTGGTCCTGCGCTGGGTCGATCTGGGGCCGCTGTGGCTACCGTTCCCGGTGGGTCTGCATCCGCCCAGTCTGCCCGCGGGACTGCTTTTCTCCCTTCCCCTGATGATCATCCTGCTGGGCCACGAGCTGGGCCACTACCTCATGGCCCGCCGCCGGGGAATGAACGTCTCGCCACCCTATTTCGTGCCAGCTCCGAACTGGATCAACTTCATCGGTACCTTCGGTGCGTTCATCCGCTTGCGCTCAGTGGTCATCAACCGATCAGTGCTGCTGGACGTGGGTGCGGGCGGGCCACTGGTCAGCTTCTTCCTGTCGATTCCCGTCTCTCTTGTCGGGCTCGTCTGGAGCTACCCTTTCTCCACGCTTCCGCCGGATCCCGCGGCCCCCTACGTCGTAGCCTTCGCCGGTCAACGGATCTGGCTGGGAGACTCGCTGCTCTTCCATCTCCTGCGAGCCATCGCCGCCCCTGGAGACAACGCCCTGTTCCTGCATCCGCTGGCCTTCGCCGGGTGGCTCGGTCTCTTCCTCACCGCGATGAACCTGGTCCCCCTCGCCCAGCTCGACGGAGGGCACATCCTCTACGCGCTCTTCGGGCGGGGGCAACGAGTGCTGGGTATGGTCTTCCTGGGCGCGCTGGTCGTGCTCGGGACGTGGTGGTGGGGGTGGTGGTTCTGGGTGTTGGTGATCCTGCTGATCGGTCGGGGGCGGATCCGCCACCCCTCAGTTTTCGATCCTGTTCCGCCCGTGAGCCCTGGGCGTCAGCTGGTCGGCTGGACCTGTATTGCGATTTTCATCCTCACCTTCATCCCGCTTCCTCTTCAAGTATAGCGGATCCTGGTGCTTTCGCGATCCGAAAAAATTCCACAATCTTGACAAAGCCGGCCGCCACGCCAGAGATTGATCGACGGCCAAAAAACGGGGGTTTTCGATCAGCGGAGAGCGCCATGGCACGCCATAACCGCGAGGGACGGGGAGAGGACCAGCTCGGGCGCACCTACCTGGTGAGTTATCAGCCGGACTGGTTCTACCAGGTCAAGGTGACGCGGGATCTCGCCTCCGGGCGCCAGTCCACCAAGACACTCTGTCGGAACCCCGAGCCACCGCAGGGGGAGCCGGGGTCCAGGGTCCGCACGCGCATCCTATCCGAGGAGCTGGGGCTCGATTTCGAGATCAGCCTCGAGGATGCTCGCGGAGTCATCCGGCGGATCACGGTGGAGACCGTGGTGCCCGAGGGGCCGGACCAGGGCGAGCCGGTCGCCTTCACGATCAGCCGCAGACGGACGCGCCGCCCGGCGAACGGCGACGGCTGACAATCGTCCCCCTTCCGCGGTACCCACGATGTCTTCCTTCCGCAATCTGCGGCTCGACCTGGGCGAGCCCGTCGCCAC
This genomic stretch from Longimicrobiaceae bacterium harbors:
- a CDS encoding site-2 protease family protein; this encodes MQHFSDDSANITPAETTVKVTMAELLSLFSEARSLVIRGDEIVRGILAPHRDPDDPEVQRVLTDWGGTHFLHHTSYGTQVTLVRRHLPPKPERWWLHVLLAALTLFTTTVAGAYILGRAPLVLRWVDLGPLWLPFPVGLHPPSLPAGLLFSLPLMIILLGHELGHYLMARRRGMNVSPPYFVPAPNWINFIGTFGAFIRLRSVVINRSVLLDVGAGGPLVSFFLSIPVSLVGLVWSYPFSTLPPDPAAPYVVAFAGQRIWLGDSLLFHLLRAIAAPGDNALFLHPLAFAGWLGLFLTAMNLVPLAQLDGGHILYALFGRGQRVLGMVFLGALVVLGTWWWGWWFWVLVILLIGRGRIRHPSVFDPVPPVSPGRQLVGWTCIAIFILTFIPLPLQV